A stretch of DNA from Montipora capricornis isolate CH-2021 chromosome 1, ASM3666992v2, whole genome shotgun sequence:
cttttcgcgtatctctaagcttcgaaagtgatccaaactttccacaaaaacgtttttcttttgctttataccgaaagaaatttcgctttctggcgtaaacgtttttagtttagcaacgctaagcgcaatcatttaccatataaggtcaaactaaggtatatgagctgataaccgagattgagtgaaccaatcagagcacgagaattgcattatccgaggttgagaatttaatgatACGTAATATCACCCGTTTCATGGTGATACAAACGGAGGAGGGAGTGGGGCCCATtgacttgccttgagatccggggatcccgggtttaagacacgttctgaccactggttgaatttgttcccaGTAGTCCtttgttcaacttctcagctgcacttgtaaatagccaactagcttgcctccggccagttgggattcttaacagttgttgttgaatgttctgttctctCGTGATTGTGTTCATGGGCCCTGAAAAGCCTTTAtgaggagtggtcaattaagtatgtatatatgtaaCGCCGtcatttggtcatttgttatagCAAACATAAGCTCTTCATTTACCCTCCCTTCTCTCGGATCATGGTTGATTGAAATATGAACGAAAAGGGATTTTTATTGGAATGGTTGCTTTAATACAGCCTGAAATAGTAAGAATATGTCAGTTTTAAAACAGGGAAAATGACGAAACATTTAATAACTGATTTTTGGCAGGTTTAATAAATATGATCATAAAGTCTAATCAATTAATTCAGATGACTTTCCAGCTCGTATTTTGTTCACATAaccaaacagtttttttttctcctaatGTCACTTAGTCTCTCTTGATTATAGCTTCCAGAATCAGCTGCAGTGTTGATTTTCGTCGATGAAACCGTTTTGATAAATGCACTGCGATTGAAAACACTGATAGAACAGGCTTGATCAACTGACAGCATACAACTGCCTGGTATCTCAGTTTTCTTAATCCACTGATCCTTTTCAGGATCGTAGCAATCAATCATGATTGATGTGGGGTTAGAACAGTAAGTGCCATAGTTTAAAGACAGTATGGATGGACAGGCTTTGCAGTCCACAGAATATTCACACAATGCATATAGTTTGTCATTGGTACACATGAGGCCAGCTACACGACTGTGAACAATTCTGCGTGGTATATTCAAGCTTGCTGTCATATACCATTCATCTTTTGCCTCGTCATAAAGCTCACATCTTCTTAAGTCTGCCTCAAGGTGGTAACAATTCTCGGGGAACATTCCTCCTCCTCCGATGACGAACACTTTCCCGTATGCAACAGCACCAAGAGCTTTAAATCTCTCTACATTCATATCGGCCAGTCTTTCCCACCTTTTGACACCCAGGTCGAACCTGTGGGCCTCGCTTAGGCAGGCCATGTTACAACCAAGCCGGCCACCCAGGAAATAAATGAAGTTGTCTTTATTTACAATGCAAACTCCCGTTCTTGAGTCCCAGTCAAACGCCGATACATCCTCCCACGAATCAGATTCAGGATTATACTTTGTGATGCAGGTGAGGTGCGTTTTCTCATTGGTTCCTCGGAGTTGTCCAACCAGGGCGTATATTTCGTTTCCACCCGTGACAAAAATTCTGCCACTTGAATCTGCGCCTTTTGATAGTGATAATGATGTACACAACGTTGATAACCCGTTTAAACGGTTAGAAAAAGGATCAAAGCAGAAGAGTTTATAGTCTCCTCCTTCAAACCATTCTGCTGTCAGGTACAGCTTATCTTGTGAAGAAAACACCTTGTCCAGAAGAGTTGGTACCACACTTGGTGCTTTGTACCATGCATTCTCTCGAGGAAAGTAGCAGAGATTGTTTGCCCGTTCTCCCCTCTCAAAAAATAGCATGACTGGTATTTCTAGAGACCTTCTGGGTTTGACAGCTTTTTGCCAGATATGATCCTTTGCCTTGCTTTTTGATTTCAAAGACGTTCTCAACAGTTTCAAACAGACTTGATTACTCTTCAAAAAATGATTTGTCTCCATGTTGTTCATTAAGTAATCATACGAAATGTAAGCCAAACGGATATGACGGAAAAGGGCCGCGAAAAATGTCGAACGTCTAACCTTGTCGTGATTaatccattttaaaatgatttcaaaCACGTCTTCCTCTGCGTCAACATTTATATCGTCGCTCGAAATCCACATTTCAACCTCATCATTCGACGTGTTGTTCAAAAAGTCTTCCGTTCCAGCTATTTTTTTGAAATGGTCAAAGATGAATGTTTTTGATTTGCAAAAGAGCTCTTTGCAGTTGTATTTCTCCGCCAAATGAAAGAGCGAAAGGCTATTTGAGCAAtctagttttttttccaagtaaCTCTCAGCGTGAGATTTGAGATCCTTGAGGAGCAAGTAATCGGCAATCTCGATCATAACCTTTGCAGGGTCTTCGCCTATCATTTGAACACTACCAGTATACATAAATTCCAGTATAATCCCAACAGTCGTTTCCGTCAGCATCTTCAAATGGATTACTCCTTCTCTCGATTCCCTCATGTCAGTGCCTAACAACTTTTCAAAGAACGTACTTGCCCCGACTAAGACATCTCTGTGGGCTTTTATTGTTCGTCCATTATTCACTACTAAGGTCACATCACACGGACCGCAGTCACTGGTGTCTTGAGGCGT
This window harbors:
- the LOC138021844 gene encoding kelch-like protein 2 yields the protein MEEKLKLTSGCSENGIENAVFTPQDTSDCGPCDVTLVVNNGRTIKAHRDVLVGASTFFEKLLGTDMRESREGVIHLKMLTETTVGIILEFMYTGSVQMIGEDPAKVMIEIADYLLLKDLKSHAESYLEKKLDCSNSLSLFHLAEKYNCKELFCKSKTFIFDHFKKIAGTEDFLNNTSNDEVEMWISSDDINVDAEEDVFEIILKWINHDKVRRSTFFAALFRHIRLAYISYDYLMNNMETNHFLKSNQVCLKLLRTSLKSKSKAKDHIWQKAVKPRRSLEIPVMLFFERGERANNLCYFPRENAWYKAPSVVPTLLDKVFSSQDKLYLTAEWFEGGDYKLFCFDPFSNRLNGLSTLCTSLSLSKGADSSGRIFVTGGNEIYALVGQLRGTNEKTHLTCITKYNPESDSWEDVSAFDWDSRTGVCIVNKDNFIYFLGGRLGCNMACLSEAHRFDLGVKRWERLADMNVERFKALGAVAYGKVFVIGGGGMFPENCYHLEADLRRCELYDEAKDEWYMTASLNIPRRIVHSRVAGLMCTNDKLYALCEYSVDCKACPSILSLNYGTYCSNPTSIMIDCYDPEKDQWIKKTEIPGSCMLSVDQACSISVFNRSAFIKTVSSTKINTAADSGSYNQERLSDIRRKKNCLVM